The stretch of DNA AATGGCGCGCACGAACCGCTTTTTGGCGTGGCTACCGGCGCGATGAAGCCTATCTTCAAGAAAACCAAAATAAATCAGCCTCTAGCTGAGCAGCTTTACGCGACGGGGAACTACGACGCCATGTATTTTGCTGGGATCATTGCCGATCCCAATGCAATGACGGAAGCCGATTTTGACCGATGGATGGATGCGGCTTATTTTTATATGCTGTCCGATTATGTAGTTGCAGTAACCTTGGCAGAAGCGGATATTGCACAAGAGGTTGCCGATAAATGGATCGCGAGCGGTAAAGAGCTGAGAATGTCAGCGGGCTGGAGCTGTTACTGCTGGCTGCTCGGCAACCGACCGGACGATGAATTTTCCGAAAGCAAAATTGCCGGTATGCTTGAGATCGTGAAAAATACGATTCATGATTCTCCAGAACGCACTAAATACGCAATGAACAACTTTTTATACACAGTGGCGGTATCCTATGTGCCTCTTCATGATAAAGCGTGTGAGACCGCAAGAACTGTAGGCCCAGTAGAAGTCAATAAGGATAAGGCCAAAAGCAAATTTCTTCACGCTTATGAAAATATTCAAAAGGCAGTCGACAAAGGGCAGGTTGGTTTTAAACGCAAGCATGTAAGATGTTGACCGTGACAAAAGCTTAAACCTACTCCGAGACCGATAGCTCAGTAATGAAGAACCAGCAGCCAAACAAGGCTGCTGGTTCGCTTATAATGTTGAGTTGCCGTGGAGAACATTACACCTTGATTGAACTCGCCATTACTTCGTTTAGAGGCCATGACCTTAATCATTTATAATTACTGATAACCCATTCCATGTTGTACATTCGCATCCTCGTAACTCACTGACCACAAAACAGCAAGCGCATCTAATCCAATGCGTGGGTGGAAGCTTGCTAGCACGCATGCAAAAGCTGCGACCACGCAAGAAATCACAGTATCGCATAAAAATTTGACATCGGTTCGTGTCCACAACCTCAAAAAATTCGACAACACCGGCGAAGATATGGAGGATCTGATCTCCATTGGCACGATCGGGCTGATTAAAGCGATTGAGAGTTACCGGCCCAATAAAGGGACCAAACTGGCTACGTTCGCAGCCCGCTGCATAGAGAATGAAATTCTGATGCACCTCCGTTCACTCAAAAAAACCCGCAAAGATGTATCCCTGCACGACCCAATCGGGACGGACAAAGAAGGCAACGAAATCGATATTCTCGGCTCCGATACGGATGACGTAATTAAAGAGGTCGATCTGAAGATTGAGAAGAGCAAGATCTACCGCAATGTGTCGCGGATAGAGAAGCGGGCGCTAATGAAGCTGTATCATGAGTTTTATAAGGCGAAGCGATAGAGAGATGTTGAAATTTGCAGTTTACTTTGAGAAATCTGAAGGGATAACATCCTTTTGGATTTTTTTGTTTTTATTATTGACAAATCCTTCGTCAACCTTTATATTCTACATATCGAAACGATATATATCGATTTAATATATATAACTTAGCTATATGTGAACAGAGACAAGTTTCCTTTGATTTCAGAAGGAACATTCACTATGCCAGGAAAGAAGGGATAGATTTTATGTTGATTTATGTAATACTTGGGTTCCTCTGCGAAAAGGATATGACAGGATATGAAATCAAGCAGAAGATGACGTTAAGTACCTCCAACTTTATTGATGCCAGCTTCGGAAGCATATATCCTATGCTGAAAAAAATGGAAAAGGGGGAGCTTATCAAGTATGAAGAAGTGGTAGAGGAGGGCAGATTCAAAAAATCATATGGTATCACGGAAAAAGGGAAGAGTGAATTTATAGAATGGTTAAAAACACCATGTACTTTTTCCCCTTTTAATTATGAGTATTTAAGTAAGCTTTTCTTTTATAAATATCTTGACGATCTTGAGGTTGTTCGACTGATTGCCAGCTTTCAAACCACTGTCGCCTGTGAATATAACAAGCTTGCCTTGATAGAAGAGCAACACGTTCATGAGATGGGGGGATATGAGCACGCGACGTTGATGTTTGGCAAAGAATATTTTCAAATGATTATGAATTGGCACGATGAACTCACAAGAAAAATTACAGGAAAGAAGGCTAATGAATATGAGAATGACAAAGAAATTTAAATTGCAGATTGCAGCTAAAAATGTGGATTTGTACAAATGGGTAACTGAGATGACTCCAGCTGAATATGAATCATTTTCAAAAGCTCACAAGGCAATGGGCAGTTATTTTGAAGATGGGGAATTCTATATGGTTAATGTGGAAAATATGGGGAATGAGATGATTGTTCAACACTATCAATTAAAAGAGCACACAGAGGATCATTTGCGTTTCTACTCTGACAGGACAGAAGCATATATATGTCGATGGATACCAGCCATTGTTGGAGTTCCATGGGAAATGAAGGTCACGCCTATTGATAACTACTCTTGCGAACTTAGTTGTACGATTGGAGCGGACTTTCCATCTCGGCTACTGGCTTTTGCAGCATGGATAAATGGTTTTGGTGGATTCTTTATGAGAAAACATTTAGTCGATGAGGGTGGAAAATTTGCTAAAGATATAGAAAAGAAATTTAATAACGGCAGGAAGCCAAATTCAAGGGAAGTGCTACAGCAACATTAACCGTGTCTAAACTGGAAAATTTGATAAAATATGTAAATGCTCTTAGGGTTGCTGTCTTATGCGTGCGGCGTGCAGATGCACTTTCCAAATTGCGGAATATAAAGCTTAAGGATGATTGTTATTCTGTAGCAGAAGTTGCCGAACGTTTCAACGTAACGAAACAGGCGGTTTATAAATGGATTCAGGAATGAGTAATACGAAGAGATCCAATATTTAAAATAGTGTGTTTTGTTTCTAAATAATGCTGGGTTTTCAATAAGATTTGAGTTTGGTTAACTGAAAAATGACATCATATCGTGTTCACAACCTCAAAAAATTCGATAACACCGGCGAAGACATGGAGGATTTAATCTCCATCGGGACAATCGGGCTCATCAAGGCCATTGAAAGTTACCGTCCCAATAAAGGAACCAAACTGGCTACGTTTGCAGCCCGCTGCATCGAGAACGAGATTCTGATGCATCTGCGCTCGCTCAAAAAAACCCGCAAAGATGTATCCCTGCACGACCCAATCGGGACGGACAAAGAAGGTAACGAGATCACGCTCATCGATATCCTGGGCTCGGATACGGACGATGTCATCAAGGAAGTGGACCTGAAGATCGAGAAGAGCAAGATCTACCGCAACCTCGACATCCTGGACGACCGGGAAAAAGAGGTGGTGGTCGGCCGTTTCGGGCTCGATACGGGGGGCGAGGAGCGGACGCAGCGGGAGATAGCGAAGGAGCTGGGGATTAGCCGCAGCTATGTATCGCGGATAGAGAAGCGGGCGCTGATGAAGCTGTATCATGAGTTTTATAAGGCGAAACGTTAGAGAACGGAAGGAGATCTGCCCAGTAGGCAGGTCTCTTTTTTATAAGGATGTTGCTAAACTGGGTGGACGAGTATGGCAGTGCCACAAGCTTTAATGATTATTCATAATAAACCGCATGGTAAGGAAACCCCAGCTTCTCTAAGTTGTGGTGACTCCATTTTACACGAATCTTTTATATAAATATATCAGCGGATGAAGCTGTCCAACTGCACAAGCTATTAGCTCACTTGTTCATAGAATATAGTATCTCACAATGAAGGAGTGAAAGACTAATGGCAGAGATTCTGGATTATGCTTCGAACGTGCCAACACCAATCGGTGACAATATGGATGCGTTAATGGAGTGACAAATTTATTCGTACATGTTGAGGGGGTGAATGAAATGCATAAAGTAATAATCACAGGAGCAAATGGATTTATTGGTAGTTCATTAACGAATTTTCTTGCGAAAAAAGGAGTAACAATATTTGCTGTAGTAAGAAACAAATTCTCTAATGTTGATACAATACTGAAACATGAAAACATTAATATAATCTATTGTGATCTTAATCATGCGGAGCAGTTAGAATATTTAATAGAAGATAGAGATATTGATGTGTTTTATCATCTTGCTTGGACTGGTGCGTCTGGACCAGGAAGGGCAGACTATAAGGTTCAAATGGAGAATGTATCCAATTCCTTGGAGTGTGCTAAGCAATCAAAGCTTATGGGATGTAAAAGATTCATTGCAATAGGTACAATTGGAGAGTTCATGGCAGAGCTAGCAATAAAAAATAATATAATTTCAGAGATTTTCACTTATGCTATTAGTAAGAACTTTTGTCACTCATTGTTAGACATATATTGTTATAACCATAACATTCCCTACACGTGGTGCACTTTACCTGGTGTATATGGGATTGGGGATAGAACATCAAATATTATTAATTATACAATCAAAAAATTATTACTTAAAGAATTGCCCGAATATACTAAAGCAGAGCAATTATTTGATTTCGTTTATATTGATGACTGTATCAAGTGTTTGTTTGAAATTGGATTAAAGAATGATTTTAAAAAATACTATTTTGTTGGAGGCCCTTCTCCGCAACCTTTGAATAAATTTATTGAAACGGCTAAAAATGTAGTTTCTCCTGACTCACAATTAGGGTTCGGAATAAGAAATGAAGATGGAATTGTGTACAAGAAAGAATGGTTTACAATGGATGAAACTATAAAACATTTGGGTTTTAAACATGAATTCTCTTTTGAAGAAGGTATAAAATTAACTACCGAATGGATCAAATCAACGGGCATATATAATAGTTAGGTCTTCCGTACTTTCGACAATGTCAACCTCTCCGATCTACCTCTTTTCCGAGGCTCCATCACTTTCAGGCCTACTACCCTGGCTGTCTACGCTTAACGTCTGAAATTTCCTCCAGCCGTCCAAGACCCGTTATAAGCGGCTTGGCTTTAGCCTTTCCAAGCAGGATTCCCACCTGTTAAACTTCACAACCTGGGCTTGGTCGCACCGAGAGTTGAGTATATAAATATCAGAAGATGAATTTGTTCATCTGCACAAGCCATTAGCTCACTTGTTCATAGAATATAGTATCTCACAATGAAGGAGTGAAAGACTAATGGCTGAGATTCTGGATTAGGTGCGGGTGAATGCTATATCAATCGGATCCCAGAACAAGGAGGCTCGTCTAATATGATTATCGGAACGGCAGTGAGCGCTTCGGGATTGCCACAAGCCAGGCTGATGGCGACTTCGGTCAAGCGGGTAATGCCTGAAACAACGGTCGTCGTCTGCCTGGTAGAGCAATTTCCGGTAGAACCGCTGCCGGATATCGACTGGATTTTTACGGCCAGAGATATCTCGGCTTATATAGGATTCCACGACTTTGACGGTTATCTATTTAAGTTTGGCTCCCTCCAATGCGCCACGGCGATGAAGGCTCAGTTGACCGCTTATCTGCTCAAAGCCTTCCCGGAGGAGGAGCAGATTGTTTATCTCGATCCGGAGATGTATGTATTCAAGCCGTTCAATGAAATATGGGCAATGCTTACCTATTATGATGTGGTGCTGACTCCTCACCATCTAGAGCCGTCCGCTCCTTGGGATTGTTCCCGCGAAATCGGGACGCTGCAGGACGGGACGTATAACAGCGCACTGGTAGGCGTTAGAAACAGCGACGGGGGCCGTCATTTTGCGGACTGGTGGGTGAAGATGACTTCAGGTGATTTTTACGGACAGCCGAAAGGGCTGTATATCGACCAGCCATATCTGAACTTCGTTCCCACTTTTTATCATACAGGCATTCTTCGTCATCCCGGCTACAACCTGGCATTCTGGAACCTACATGAACGCTGCAGAGAACTCTACTGGGTAGAAGATCAGTATTATTTGACCGACTGGACTCCGCTTCACTGCGTGAACTTCAACAATACGGCCGGGCTGCTGGACAGCTGTATGAACGCCTTCATTCCGGACAACTGGGTTTATGCACAAATGTGGAAGAACTACAAGCAGGATCTGGAACCATTGCTTCCCTGGCATTCACCTTTCTCCTGGAGTTATGACTTCTTCTACAGCGGGGAGAAAATATCGGATGAGACCCGATTACGCTACCGGGAGGCCAAAATATACCGTTCAATGGAAGTTAATCCCTTCACACTTTCTAATGAAAGTAAATTTTGATTACCGAATGAAGAGGAGGACCCGCCATGATCATCTGCTCGGTGACCTGTGCAGACAATCTGCATGAGGCTAAAGTGATGGCAAGAATGGCAAAAGTTCAAATGCCATATGCCCGGGTTGTCATATGTCTTGTGGAGAGGTCGATGCATCCCGCAGCGCTTAACGTTCCATGGTTCGACGAAGTAATTCTGGCCAAGGATTTGGGGATCCCTGATTTTGAATACAATATTCTAAAATACAGCCTTTATGAGGCGGTAACCTCCATTAAACCGGCTCTTCTCCATTTTCTGTTTGACCGGCATCCGGATGAACTCAACATCGTATTCATGGATACGGACGTCATCCCTTACGCTCCATTCGACGATCTGCTGTTTGCCCTGGAATATCATAATATCCTGCTGTCCCCTCACCTGCTGGAGCCGTGCGAAGATCCGTGGAGCTATTTATGGGTGGGCGTCTTTAACACCGGCTTTTTGGCGCTTCGGCGATCGGAGGAGACCATGCATTTTCTGGAATGGTGGGAACAGCGGCTGTACAGCTACGGATATTACCAAGCACCCTATTATTGTGATCAGAAATGGATCGATCTCGCGCCAGCTTATTTTAACGTTACAGTATGGGATCACCCGGGGTACAATGTCGCCTACTGGAATCTGCACGAGTCCAGCCGGAAGATCATTTCGGCCGGGGAAGGGCGGTATTGGCTTGAAGACGGCCTTCCATTCGTCTGCTTTCACTATTCCGGATTAAACAGGGCTCTGCAGTACCATTTAGAGATATGCATTCCCGATCATGCGAATACGCTGTATGAGCTGATCCGGCTCTTTCAGGAAGAACTGTGGGTTATGGGGAAAGAGGAGTTTTCCCAGCTCCCCTGGAGCTATGACTATCACATAGACGGCACTCCTATCACAGCGGAAGAGAGAAATAGCTATCGCTGCTGAATACGGATCGGCAATGTAGACCTGAATCTTATGAAAGGTCTCCAGGTTGCGGTAACAGGCAAATATCTACCGTGGCCAACGTCCTCTAGTTTCGGCAGGCTGGCGGCGCTTGCCTTTATGCCGTAGCACTTGTTCATTCCCGGCGGCTAAAAGACCCGCATACAGCCAGCGGTAGATCGTTTTGAAGCAGACGAAAGGCTCTCCGTTGCCCGCCTTTTCTCGGCAATCTGCTCGGGGGACCAAGTCCGAGACAGTTGGGCCTCCAGTTCTCGGGCCAGTTCGGCCGTATACCGGCCTGCAGGCCGGCTCGCTTCGCGGCGAAGCCGGTAATCCGGGTGGGCATGCTTGACTATTGTACTCGTCCGCCGTTCCTCCACGTTAGCGTTCTCTGGCTATTGTGGAGGGATGCCGCCCAGCTCTTTGGCAATGGCTCGGCTGGACCATCCTAGCCGGACTGGGAGTTCTAGTTGACTGCGTTTGGTTATGCTAAGATGAGTGTAACCCATTGTGAGATTCTCCTGTGTAATGGTTAGTTGTGATGACTCCATTTTACAAGAATCTTTCATGGGCCTTTCTTTTTTAGGTGTCGCACTTCATATTACAATCCGTCAAAGGATTAGCGAATCCATTTTACCCCAATTTGCCCCTTCCCTTAAATCAGTTGGTTAGAGCGGGCTGCTTCTTAACCGGTCTGTTAATGCTTGTTCTGATCCAGCATCTATACAAGTCATGATACCCTCCTCATAATATAGCCATTTTTAAAACATACTTTTCCGATGTTAATTAATAATGATGGAATGTTACCTTGTATTCCTTCTTCTTGTCAACAGGCTTTTTGAATGCAGTTAAAGGCTCATTATCAGCTGCAAAATTTATTGACGTTGTCCTTTTATGTATGTTACTATCCGACTAATTAATCCAATTAAACATATTGGTATTATATTTTTTTGGACTGAATGGGTCTTGATTTAAAAAGGGGGTTCATCATGGGAGGCTAGCACAAGAAAGAGAGGTTTGAAGCCCTGCTGTTGGGGGAACTGGCAGATCGCCCTGCTGTTAGTACGAAACAATTTGATTGGGATTGGGTCAAGATCAACCCGCGAGCCACGTATTATGCCGAGGTATGGGGGAAATACCTGCGATCTTCAGCCGCAGCGGTTCAACGATTACCGGATCGACGGCATCAATTGGGATACGACAGCGCCCGGCAATGTCGGCCTTGATGCCCCGCTCAAAGCAACGAAAGTAGGCAGCGTCGATCACGCCCTGTTTGCGGGAAACAACATTGGCCGTATCCGCGCACAAGCGAAAGAAGCGCTTAAGCTGATGGCGGACAAGCCGTTTATTTTGGCGCCAAACTGTGCGATTCCGGTGAGTGTAACCGATGAGGCGCTGCAGCAATTTCATGATTCTATTTTTGAAAAGGGGACAAAACAATGAGAAAATTATTAACGGTAGTATTGGCAGGATTAATTTTGGTGCTGAGCGCTTGCGGAAAGCAAAGTTCGTCCGGCGAAGATAAAAAAGAGATTACCGTCGGTTTTGGCGTAGGTACTTACGAAGAGCAATTCCGCCAGGGCATTCTGCCGATTCTGGAGGAAAAAGGCTACAAGGTGAACATCAAAACGTTCTCGCAGAACATGCAGGTTAACCCGGCTATGAAGGAAGGCTCTATTGACGCCAGCATTTTCCAAAGTACAGCTTATATGGAAGCTATTAATAAGGAACTGAGTGCGGAGATGACAAGACTCGCATTCGCACCCGGTGCGCCGCAAGGTCTGTACTCCGAAAAGCACAAGTCGCTGGATGAAGTAAAAGATGGTTCGATGGTAGCGGTCCCACAGGACCCGGTTAACCAGGAACGCGCGATTCGGATTTTGGAAGAACTCGGTTGGGTAAAAGTAAAAGCCGATGCGGGTACAACGGATTTCAACCTGAACAGCGTTGAGCCAGGCAGTGTTAATCTTAAAATTGAGGTGCTGGATCCGGCCCAAATTCTGGTGTCATTGAAAGACGTGGACTTTGGGGTTGTCAACGGAAACTACATTGCCAACGCCAACAGAAAAATTACGGAAGCGTTGAAGATCGAAAATACACCCGAACAGCATCGCATTATTGTTTCTATCAATAAAAAAGACGAAAACACCCAATGGGCCAAGGACTTGAAAGCAGCTTACGAATCCAAGGAATTTGAGGATTATATTAATTCTCAAGATAAATATGACGGCTTCATTCTGCCGGAGGCCTGGAAAAACAACTAAGGAGTGGTTGAAATGGCGGGGCAGCGCATTCATTTCATCGGCGGCGGTCAAATGGCCGAAGCGATCATCCGTGCGATTATCAGCAATCAGACTACAGCTGCCGAGCATATCAGCGTGGCCGACATCAATGAGGAACGCATCCGGTTATTAAGCGGGAAGTACGGTATTCAAGCTGAAACCCGGCAGGAGGCTGCACTGGCGGAAGCCGATCTTATTATTATTGCCGTTAGGCCTCAGGATAATCTGGCCGAAGTCGGACGGATCATTCATGAGCATGCAGCGCAGAACAGTGCAGTCATATCGATAGTAGCCGGCGTGACGATTGAGAAGCTGGCCGGTTATATCGGCGGCGACCGCCCTATTGTTCGCGTGATTCCGAACACATTAACCGATACGGGGCTGGGATACAGCGGAGCAGCCCTAAATGCCCATGCAGCCAAAGAAGAGGTGGACGATTTCTTGAACGGGTTCGGAAAAGTGCAGTATCTGGACGAATCGCTTATTGATATTTTCACTGGTTACGGGGTGGCCGGACCGAACTATGTTTACTATTTTATTGAATCCTTGGCCGACGCGGGCGTGCTTGCAGGTCTCCCACGGGAACAGGCATGGCAGGTTGCTCTTGAAAATGTCGAAGGCGGCGTGGCAATGCTGCGTCATACGAAGCTTCATCCCAGACAACTGCTCGACATAAACAACTCACCGGGTGGCGTTGGGATTAACGGGCTGTATGAACTGAACAACAGCGACTTTGCGGCCGGTCTGCAGCGAAGCGTGTTAGCCGCAGTCAAGCGGACAACGGAGCTTGGAAAGGATCACTCATGACAACGATTCACTGGGATCATACGGTTCATTATGTCAACGATCTGGACAAGGCGATAAAGACGTTTCAGGAGAGCGGACTGGATGCATTCCATGGCGGTTCGCACAAACTTTGGGGCACGTTCATGATGCGCTCCAGACCCTCCCGGGACAAGAAATCTTTAGCCGTGTCGCTCTCCGGACCAATGACATCGAGAAGACCGCAGACTGGTTAACATCGCAGGGTCTGACGCTATCGCCGATTCTGGACGGACAACGGCTGAATACGCAGGGGCAATGGATTGAGTGGAGAATGATGACGATTGAAGGAGACTTTCAAGGCCTCGTATACCCATTCATTATACAATGGAAGGGAACCGATGCGGAGCGGTTGGAAAGTCTCACCAAATCCGGGGTGATTAAACCGCATCCGGCAGGCGGAGCCCGGATCAAGAATGCAGTCTTTTCCGTACCCGATCCGGCAGCGGCCGCCGCGCATTGGCAAACATTGTTCGGGCTGTCCGCAGCCGTATCCGAATCACCGGACAAGATTTCAATTGAGCTTGGTATTGGCGACAAGTCATTTGTTTTTAAACAAGGAGACGAACGGCGTTTGACGCAGCTTGGATTCATTTCGGATTCTCCCGAACTAAGAGGCAAAACTATAGTCATCGGCGAAGGGGAATATGTTTTTAAATGATACCACCGTAACTCATACAAAGAAGCAGCTTGTCCAATGACAGGCTGCTTCTTTAATCGATTCCATAGAAAAACACCCGTTCCCCGGTCAAGTTCCGGGAAACGGCCGTGAAGGGTAACGTTGCTTTTAGCTGTATATTTTACAGGTAATGACCATGCCCAATAACCTTCTCGTATACTTTTAGGTAACGTTCAGCCATCTTTTCTTTCGTAAATCGACTAGCGACATACTGACGAAGCTGTTCGGGATGGACGGAGGCATCGCTCATAATCATCTCCGCCATATCCTCCGCGCTTTCACACAAGAATTGGGGAAACCCGGACAGGACTTCCGGGACAGCCCCTCTTGGGAATGCGGCCACAGGCGTTCCGCAGGCCATCGCTTCAATCATCACCAATCCAAATTGCTCTTCGCAAGCAGTCGGAAACATGAGCCATTTAGCATGCCGCAGTAAATCTTGTTTTGCTTTTCCATGAACTTCACTGACATATTCGATGTTAGGGCTGTTATTAATTCTTGGAAGGATCTGTTTAAACAGATCTCCGTCCCAGGCGGGACCTGCTATTATCGTTCTTACACCTGTCATTTCGGCCACATCAATCGCAGTATGCACGCCTTTTTCCCAATCAATCCGTCCTAGAAACAGCACATAATCTTCTTTGTGCTTACTATATTTATACTCGTTTAGGTCGATTCCATTGTGTACATAATATCCTTTATGCCGGTTAGGAGACTGTTTAAGCTTCGTACGGCTCACATATACGGGATGCTTTACCGGGACATGAAGCGACCATTCCGTGTGAATCGTTGAGACTATTGGAATGCTTAGGTCTTCCTGTCCAAACAGGAGATCATGCGTATGGTCGTGTATGATATCCGTATTGTCCGGTATCGTTTCAAGAACGAAATCCTTGATGCTGTCCGTTTCATACCGGTGTCCATACGGAATAACGACAGCACGGCTTCGGCTCCCTGCGAGAGCATACACATAGACCTCATGACCCATATCGACAAGCGCATCCGATAAATTGTACACGACCCTTTCGAGACCTCCGCTGCCGGGAAGAGGAATGATGTTCGGAGCCACCTGAACAATGATCACCGTGAATCACCTCTGCTTGAAAATCGTATATGGAAGCTTAAGATTCCCATGGGTCAACCTAAATTAACCGCTCATTCACTATGAATGGCATCAGTTGTTCGATTACATACATTTGGCTTTTATAGTGCTGCAATAATTGAAGTTTCATCTGCAATATATGAAATGGAAGCGCATCATCCGCTCTTTCAAATACATACAATTGATCTAAATCCATGTTGTGCAAAATACGGGACAACGACCGGTGCTGGCTATGCCCGTATTCCCCTTCCAGATTATGAGTGACAACTTTATGGAAATCACCGGTATCCAATACGTTTCTTAAAGCGTCTCCTACTTCTTCTTCGTCAAACTCTCCATCGTATTCATCCGGGAAATCCCATATTTCGAACTCGGCGCCAACGAAATTCATTGCTTCTTGAAATTCCCTGGAACGGGTCTCGTTGCTTCCGTTGGTTAAGCAAATGACTTTCCAGCCTGACTCCCGGATTAAGGCTCCGCCTCCGAATATGCTTTCATCGTCAGGATGAGCGACTACCATAAGTTTATCTG from Paenibacillus sophorae encodes:
- a CDS encoding DNA alkylation repair protein yields the protein MNVEMVMRELEALGKERTKKIYSSNGAHEPLFGVATGAMKPIFKKTKINQPLAEQLYATGNYDAMYFAGIIADPNAMTEADFDRWMDAAYFYMLSDYVVAVTLAEADIAQEVADKWIASGKELRMSAGWSCYCWLLGNRPDDEFSESKIAGMLEIVKNTIHDSPERTKYAMNNFLYTVAVSYVPLHDKACETARTVGPVEVNKDKAKSKFLHAYENIQKAVDKGQVGFKRKHVRC
- a CDS encoding sigma factor — encoded protein: MRGWKLASTHAKAATTQEITVSHKNLTSVRVHNLKKFDNTGEDMEDLISIGTIGLIKAIESYRPNKGTKLATFAARCIENEILMHLRSLKKTRKDVSLHDPIGTDKEGNEIDILGSDTDDVIKEVDLKIEKSKIYRNVSRIEKRALMKLYHEFYKAKR
- a CDS encoding PadR family transcriptional regulator; its protein translation is MLIYVILGFLCEKDMTGYEIKQKMTLSTSNFIDASFGSIYPMLKKMEKGELIKYEEVVEEGRFKKSYGITEKGKSEFIEWLKTPCTFSPFNYEYLSKLFFYKYLDDLEVVRLIASFQTTVACEYNKLALIEEQHVHEMGGYEHATLMFGKEYFQMIMNWHDELTRKITGKKANEYENDKEI
- the sigK gene encoding RNA polymerase sporulation sigma factor SigK, whose product is MTSYRVHNLKKFDNTGEDMEDLISIGTIGLIKAIESYRPNKGTKLATFAARCIENEILMHLRSLKKTRKDVSLHDPIGTDKEGNEITLIDILGSDTDDVIKEVDLKIEKSKIYRNLDILDDREKEVVVGRFGLDTGGEERTQREIAKELGISRSYVSRIEKRALMKLYHEFYKAKR
- a CDS encoding NAD-dependent epimerase/dehydratase family protein, with product MHKVIITGANGFIGSSLTNFLAKKGVTIFAVVRNKFSNVDTILKHENINIIYCDLNHAEQLEYLIEDRDIDVFYHLAWTGASGPGRADYKVQMENVSNSLECAKQSKLMGCKRFIAIGTIGEFMAELAIKNNIISEIFTYAISKNFCHSLLDIYCYNHNIPYTWCTLPGVYGIGDRTSNIINYTIKKLLLKELPEYTKAEQLFDFVYIDDCIKCLFEIGLKNDFKKYYFVGGPSPQPLNKFIETAKNVVSPDSQLGFGIRNEDGIVYKKEWFTMDETIKHLGFKHEFSFEEGIKLTTEWIKSTGIYNS
- a CDS encoding MetQ/NlpA family ABC transporter substrate-binding protein, which codes for MRKLLTVVLAGLILVLSACGKQSSSGEDKKEITVGFGVGTYEEQFRQGILPILEEKGYKVNIKTFSQNMQVNPAMKEGSIDASIFQSTAYMEAINKELSAEMTRLAFAPGAPQGLYSEKHKSLDEVKDGSMVAVPQDPVNQERAIRILEELGWVKVKADAGTTDFNLNSVEPGSVNLKIEVLDPAQILVSLKDVDFGVVNGNYIANANRKITEALKIENTPEQHRIIVSINKKDENTQWAKDLKAAYESKEFEDYINSQDKYDGFILPEAWKNN
- the proC gene encoding pyrroline-5-carboxylate reductase; this encodes MAGQRIHFIGGGQMAEAIIRAIISNQTTAAEHISVADINEERIRLLSGKYGIQAETRQEAALAEADLIIIAVRPQDNLAEVGRIIHEHAAQNSAVISIVAGVTIEKLAGYIGGDRPIVRVIPNTLTDTGLGYSGAALNAHAAKEEVDDFLNGFGKVQYLDESLIDIFTGYGVAGPNYVYYFIESLADAGVLAGLPREQAWQVALENVEGGVAMLRHTKLHPRQLLDINNSPGGVGINGLYELNNSDFAAGLQRSVLAAVKRTTELGKDHS
- a CDS encoding VOC family protein — translated: MTTIHWDHTVHYVNDLDKAIKTFQESGLDAFHGGSHKLWGTFMMRSRPSRDKKSLAVSLSGPMTSRRPQTG
- a CDS encoding VOC family protein, coding for MGHVHDALQTLPGQEIFSRVALRTNDIEKTADWLTSQGLTLSPILDGQRLNTQGQWIEWRMMTIEGDFQGLVYPFIIQWKGTDAERLESLTKSGVIKPHPAGGARIKNAVFSVPDPAAAAAHWQTLFGLSAAVSESPDKISIELGIGDKSFVFKQGDERRLTQLGFISDSPELRGKTIVIGEGEYVFK
- a CDS encoding glycosyltransferase translates to MIIVQVAPNIIPLPGSGGLERVVYNLSDALVDMGHEVYVYALAGSRSRAVVIPYGHRYETDSIKDFVLETIPDNTDIIHDHTHDLLFGQEDLSIPIVSTIHTEWSLHVPVKHPVYVSRTKLKQSPNRHKGYYVHNGIDLNEYKYSKHKEDYVLFLGRIDWEKGVHTAIDVAEMTGVRTIIAGPAWDGDLFKQILPRINNSPNIEYVSEVHGKAKQDLLRHAKWLMFPTACEEQFGLVMIEAMACGTPVAAFPRGAVPEVLSGFPQFLCESAEDMAEMIMSDASVHPEQLRQYVASRFTKEKMAERYLKVYEKVIGHGHYL
- a CDS encoding PIG-L deacetylase family protein, with the protein product MMSAYSEADKLMVVAHPDDESIFGGGALIRESGWKVICLTNGSNETRSREFQEAMNFVGAEFEIWDFPDEYDGEFDEEEVGDALRNVLDTGDFHKVVTHNLEGEYGHSQHRSLSRILHNMDLDQLYVFERADDALPFHILQMKLQLLQHYKSQMYVIEQLMPFIVNERLI